The Xanthomonas sp. CFBP 8443 genome has a window encoding:
- a CDS encoding 6-phosphofructokinase, translated as MAQGTLLYAQSGGVTAVINASAAAVIGEARARKVKVLAARNGILGALREELIDTSKESAAAIRALAHTPGGAFGSCRYKLKSLEADRAKYERLLEVFKAHDVRYFLYNGGNDSADTAWKVSQLAEAFGYPLHCIGVPKTIDNDLAVTDTCPGFGSAAKYTAVSVREAALDVAAMAETSTKVFVYEAMGRHAGWLAAAAGLAAQSPDDAPQIILFPERAYDEAAFLAQVRKVVDKVGWCVVVASEGIQTADGRFVADAGGGTDAFGHSQLGGVASYLAGKVKAELGYKVHWTLPDYLQRSARHIASKTDWEQAQAAGKAAVQFALKGMNAVMPVIVRSSDAPYRWKIEAAPLSKIANHEKKMPPAFLRKDGFGITDKARRYLQPLIRGEAYPPYDRNDGLPKYVALKNVAVKKKLPAWEG; from the coding sequence ATGGCCCAAGGCACCCTGCTGTACGCCCAATCCGGCGGCGTCACCGCCGTCATCAATGCCAGCGCCGCCGCCGTGATCGGCGAGGCGCGCGCGCGCAAGGTCAAGGTCCTGGCCGCGCGCAACGGCATTCTCGGCGCGCTGCGCGAGGAGCTGATCGACACCTCCAAGGAGTCGGCCGCGGCGATCCGCGCGCTGGCGCACACGCCCGGCGGCGCGTTCGGCTCGTGCCGCTACAAGCTCAAGTCGCTGGAAGCCGACCGGGCCAAGTACGAGCGCCTGCTGGAGGTGTTCAAGGCGCACGACGTGCGCTACTTCCTCTACAACGGCGGCAACGACTCGGCCGATACCGCCTGGAAGGTGTCGCAGCTGGCCGAGGCCTTCGGCTACCCGCTGCACTGCATCGGCGTGCCCAAGACCATCGACAACGACCTGGCGGTCACCGACACCTGCCCCGGCTTCGGCTCGGCCGCCAAGTACACCGCGGTGTCGGTGCGCGAAGCGGCGCTGGACGTGGCGGCGATGGCCGAGACCTCGACCAAGGTGTTTGTCTACGAAGCGATGGGCCGCCACGCCGGCTGGCTGGCCGCCGCGGCCGGGCTGGCCGCGCAGTCGCCGGACGACGCGCCGCAGATCATCCTGTTCCCCGAGCGCGCCTACGACGAAGCGGCATTCCTGGCGCAGGTGCGCAAGGTGGTGGACAAGGTCGGCTGGTGCGTGGTGGTGGCCAGCGAAGGCATCCAGACCGCGGACGGGCGCTTCGTCGCCGATGCCGGCGGCGGCACCGACGCGTTCGGCCACAGCCAGCTCGGCGGCGTGGCCTCGTATCTGGCCGGCAAGGTCAAGGCCGAACTCGGTTACAAGGTGCATTGGACGCTGCCCGACTACCTGCAGCGTTCGGCCCGCCACATCGCCTCCAAGACCGACTGGGAGCAGGCGCAGGCCGCCGGCAAGGCCGCGGTGCAGTTCGCACTGAAGGGCATGAACGCGGTGATGCCGGTGATCGTGCGCAGCAGCGACGCGCCGTACCGCTGGAAGATCGAGGCCGCGCCGCTGAGCAAGATCGCCAACCACGAGAAGAAGATGCCGCCGGCGTTCCTGCGCAAGGACGGCTTCGGCATCACCGACAAGGCGCGCCGCTACCTGCAGCCGCTGATCCGCGGCGAGGCCTATCCGCCCTACGATCGCAACGACGGCCTGCCGAAGTACGTGGCGCTGAAGAACGTGGCGGTGAAGAAGAAGTTGCCGGCCTGGGAGGGCTGA
- a CDS encoding bifunctional DedA family/phosphatase PAP2 family protein has protein sequence MNASWIDATLEWVAAHPLLAGAVIFAIAFCDAVIVLGTIVPALPLLFAIGVLIGLGQISGPYAVVSAALGALAGDALSYWVGHRWGHQLRNYWPFRRYPQLLDRGETMFRRNAFKSILIARYVGAIRPFVPAVAGMMKMPLRRYFLASSVAAVTWALLFLGPGWLLGQAYDAVAAVAGRLFLVLGLLVLALGLVWAIVLYGYRWSAGHMDALLARGLDWSRRHPLLGRYPIAVFDPQRRESVPLAMLAVMLLALGWGWFALLMVVVGHGEPLSLDLAVHDLMLALRNPLADYPMTALASLGDWQVLVPATTLGLVYLIWRQRWMAAAHWLAALAFGLALTKLLGTTVHVVRPPAASSGFGFPSVAVTMATISFGFFAVLIARELPGRSRVWPYLLSGVLVTLIGFARLYLGAHWLSDVVGGMLFGIFWLLVLGIAYRRRFNRSFWMKPLAWLFYGGFVAAALWYAPRDLERKLAKFEPPPPVRMDLAASAWWRDEWRLLPSRRNEFDDSQRWPLDLQVAGPLAPLQRQLQAAGWRVQTQAGWQQALQLLDYKAQAEQVPVLPATLDTQVESLLMLRSGPRPGELYALRLWPAPARLQPGNVPLWLGSAQSLRYERHFNLIGLWRPLRGADPALNAVTEALSALPTRKDMHRPSDVPVLLVRSEGEAPVEAE, from the coding sequence ATGAATGCATCATGGATCGACGCCACGCTGGAGTGGGTCGCAGCGCATCCCCTCCTGGCCGGCGCGGTCATCTTCGCGATCGCGTTCTGCGACGCGGTGATCGTGCTGGGCACGATCGTGCCGGCGCTGCCGCTGCTGTTCGCGATCGGCGTGCTGATCGGCCTGGGCCAGATTTCCGGTCCGTACGCGGTGGTCAGCGCCGCCCTCGGCGCGCTGGCCGGCGACGCGCTCAGCTACTGGGTCGGCCATCGCTGGGGCCACCAGCTGCGCAACTACTGGCCGTTCCGGCGCTATCCGCAGCTGCTGGACCGCGGCGAGACGATGTTCCGCCGCAATGCCTTCAAGAGCATCCTGATCGCGCGCTACGTCGGCGCGATCCGTCCGTTCGTGCCGGCCGTGGCCGGCATGATGAAGATGCCGTTGCGCCGCTATTTCCTCGCCAGCAGCGTCGCCGCGGTGACCTGGGCGCTGCTGTTCCTGGGCCCGGGCTGGCTGCTCGGCCAGGCCTACGACGCGGTCGCCGCGGTCGCCGGGCGCCTGTTCCTGGTGCTGGGCCTGCTGGTGCTTGCGCTGGGGCTGGTGTGGGCGATCGTGCTGTACGGCTATCGCTGGTCGGCCGGGCACATGGACGCGCTGCTGGCGCGCGGCCTGGACTGGTCGCGACGGCACCCGCTGCTGGGCCGCTATCCGATCGCGGTGTTCGATCCGCAACGGCGCGAATCGGTGCCGCTGGCGATGCTGGCGGTGATGCTGCTGGCGCTGGGCTGGGGCTGGTTCGCGCTGCTGATGGTGGTAGTGGGCCACGGCGAGCCGCTGTCGCTGGACCTGGCCGTGCACGACCTGATGCTGGCGCTGCGCAACCCGCTGGCCGACTACCCGATGACCGCGCTGGCCTCGCTCGGCGACTGGCAGGTGCTGGTGCCGGCCACCACGCTCGGCCTGGTCTACCTGATCTGGCGCCAGCGCTGGATGGCCGCGGCGCACTGGCTGGCGGCGCTGGCCTTCGGCCTGGCCCTGACCAAGCTGCTCGGCACCACCGTGCACGTGGTGCGCCCGCCGGCGGCCAGCAGCGGCTTCGGCTTCCCGTCGGTGGCGGTGACCATGGCCACGATCAGCTTCGGCTTCTTCGCCGTGCTGATCGCCCGCGAACTGCCCGGGCGCTCGCGGGTGTGGCCGTACCTGCTGTCGGGCGTGCTGGTGACGCTGATCGGTTTCGCCCGCCTGTACCTGGGCGCGCATTGGCTCAGCGACGTGGTCGGCGGCATGCTGTTCGGCATCTTCTGGCTGCTGGTGCTGGGCATCGCCTACCGCCGCCGCTTCAACCGCTCGTTCTGGATGAAGCCGCTGGCGTGGCTGTTCTACGGCGGCTTCGTCGCCGCCGCGCTGTGGTATGCGCCGCGCGACCTGGAGCGCAAGCTGGCCAAGTTCGAACCGCCGCCGCCGGTGCGCATGGATCTGGCGGCGAGCGCGTGGTGGCGGGACGAATGGCGCCTGCTGCCATCGCGGCGCAACGAGTTCGACGACAGCCAGCGCTGGCCGCTGGACCTGCAGGTGGCCGGGCCGCTGGCGCCGCTGCAGCGCCAGCTCCAGGCCGCCGGCTGGCGCGTGCAGACGCAGGCCGGCTGGCAGCAGGCGCTGCAGTTGCTCGACTACAAGGCCCAGGCCGAACAGGTCCCGGTGCTGCCGGCGACGCTGGACACCCAGGTGGAATCGCTGTTGATGCTGCGCAGCGGCCCGCGCCCCGGCGAACTCTACGCGCTGCGCCTGTGGCCGGCACCGGCGCGGCTGCAACCCGGCAACGTGCCGCTGTGGCTGGGCAGCGCGCAGAGCCTGCGCTACGAACGCCACTTCAACCTGATCGGCCTGTGGCGCCCGCTGCGCGGCGCCGACCCGGCGCTCAACGCGGTCACCGAGGCGCTGAGCGCGCTGCCCACGCGCAAGGACATGCACCGCCCGTCGGATGTGCCGGTGCTGCTGGTGCGCAGCGAGGGCGAGGCGCCGGTGGAGGCCGAGTAA
- a CDS encoding TetR/AcrR family transcriptional regulator: MTTTQQKLIDSARYLIQTRGYNGFSYADVAEQVQVRKASIHHHFPAKADLARAVVEESRALIVAQTRMLESGVFDPEQQLGFYTGYWERCIADASAPFCVAGMLASELPTLPDDLAEHVRAHFRDLSNWLEIVLTKGAQLGRFQLQGSARLEAAAFMSIVYGAMLTARAYGEPKVFAEIVQGGLKKLLRQPD, encoded by the coding sequence ATGACGACGACACAGCAGAAACTCATCGATTCGGCCCGTTATCTGATCCAGACGCGGGGCTACAACGGCTTCAGCTATGCCGATGTCGCCGAACAGGTGCAGGTGCGCAAGGCGAGCATTCACCACCACTTTCCTGCCAAGGCCGATCTGGCGCGGGCGGTGGTGGAGGAATCCCGCGCGCTGATCGTCGCGCAGACGCGGATGCTGGAAAGCGGTGTCTTCGATCCCGAGCAACAGCTCGGCTTCTACACCGGATACTGGGAGAGGTGCATCGCCGACGCGTCCGCCCCGTTCTGCGTCGCCGGCATGCTCGCCAGCGAATTGCCCACCCTGCCCGACGATCTGGCCGAGCACGTGCGTGCGCATTTTCGCGACCTGTCGAACTGGCTGGAAATCGTGTTGACCAAGGGCGCGCAACTGGGCCGGTTCCAGCTGCAAGGCTCCGCCCGTCTGGAGGCGGCAGCGTTCATGTCGATCGTGTACGGCGCGATGCTCACCGCGCGCGCCTACGGCGAGCCGAAGGTATTTGCTGAGATCGTCCAGGGCGGCCTGAAGAAGCTCCTGCGCCAGCCGGACTGA
- a CDS encoding NAD(P)-dependent oxidoreductase — MTLQGKTLFITGASRGIGLAIALRAARDGANVAIAAKSAVPNPKLPGTIHSAAAAVEAAGGRGLALKCDIREEEQVRAAVAATVEAFGGIDILVNNASAIWLRGALDTPMKRFDLMQQVNARGSFLCAQACLPHLLRSANPHILTLAPPPSLDPKWWAPHTGYTLAKMGMSFVTLGLAGEFGPQGVAVNALWPRTLIATEALNMIPGVSAGNGRRPEIMADAAHALLTRPAAGFHGQFLIDDEVLAAAGVTDLSAYALDPSQPLLPDLFLD; from the coding sequence ATGACGTTGCAAGGCAAAACCCTGTTCATCACCGGCGCCTCGCGCGGCATCGGCCTGGCGATCGCGCTGCGTGCGGCACGCGATGGCGCCAACGTGGCGATCGCGGCCAAGTCGGCGGTGCCCAATCCGAAGTTGCCCGGCACCATTCACAGCGCGGCGGCGGCGGTCGAGGCGGCCGGTGGGCGCGGCCTGGCGCTGAAGTGCGACATCCGCGAGGAGGAGCAGGTGCGCGCGGCGGTGGCGGCCACGGTCGAGGCATTCGGCGGCATCGACATCCTGGTCAACAACGCCAGCGCGATTTGGCTGCGCGGTGCGCTGGACACGCCGATGAAGCGCTTCGACCTGATGCAGCAGGTCAATGCGCGCGGCAGTTTCCTGTGCGCGCAGGCCTGCCTGCCGCATCTGTTGCGCAGCGCCAATCCGCACATCCTGACCCTGGCGCCGCCGCCGTCGCTGGATCCGAAATGGTGGGCGCCGCACACCGGCTACACGCTGGCCAAGATGGGCATGAGCTTCGTGACCCTGGGCCTGGCCGGCGAATTCGGCCCGCAGGGCGTGGCGGTCAACGCGCTGTGGCCGCGCACGCTGATCGCCACCGAGGCGCTGAACATGATCCCGGGCGTCAGCGCAGGCAACGGGCGTCGTCCGGAGATCATGGCCGACGCGGCGCATGCGCTGCTGACCCGGCCGGCGGCCGGGTTCCATGGCCAGTTCCTGATCGACGACGAGGTGCTGGCCGCGGCCGGTGTGACCGACCTTTCAGCTTACGCGTTGGATCCGTCGCAGCCATTGCTGCCGGACCTGTTCCTGGATTGA
- a CDS encoding LON peptidase substrate-binding domain-containing protein: MSEERSTLPLFPLHAVLLPGAAIKLRVFERRYLDMVRECGRNDSGFGVCLILEGTETGTPAVPAAYGTEARIVDFDVGADGVLVLSLRGGRRFHVLRSRVRDNGLVVGDVHWREPDEDDELQPQHALLSTVLDSILDQAADVYPVAGPRLLDQAAWVGWRLAELLPLDERQRLALLQEDDPHERLEQLLGWIP, from the coding sequence ATGAGCGAGGAACGCAGCACGCTGCCGCTGTTCCCGCTGCACGCGGTGCTGCTGCCGGGTGCGGCGATCAAGCTGCGCGTGTTCGAACGCCGCTACCTGGACATGGTGCGCGAGTGCGGCCGCAACGACAGCGGCTTCGGCGTGTGCCTGATCCTGGAGGGCACCGAGACCGGCACGCCGGCAGTGCCGGCGGCGTACGGCACCGAGGCGCGCATCGTCGATTTCGACGTCGGCGCCGATGGCGTGCTGGTGCTGAGCCTGCGCGGCGGGCGCCGCTTCCACGTGCTGCGCAGCCGCGTGCGCGACAACGGCCTGGTGGTCGGCGACGTGCACTGGCGCGAGCCGGACGAGGACGACGAGTTGCAGCCGCAGCACGCGCTGTTGTCGACCGTGCTGGACAGCATCCTCGACCAGGCCGCCGACGTGTACCCGGTGGCCGGCCCGCGCCTGCTCGACCAGGCGGCCTGGGTCGGCTGGCGCCTGGCCGAACTGCTGCCGCTGGACGAGCGCCAGCGCCTGGCGCTGCTGCAGGAAGACGATCCGCACGAACGGCTGGAGCAGTTGCTGGGGTGGATACCCTGA
- a CDS encoding adenylate kinase yields the protein MRLVLLGPPGSGKGTQAARLKDKLQIPHISTGDLLRAEVAAGTALGVQAKEVMARGDLVSDDILLGMLESRLGRDDVANGFILDGYPRNLAQASALDELLAKIGQPLDAVVQLDVATELLVERIAGRAKAEGREDDNPESVRKRLQVYNDSTAPVIGFYDKRGTLARVDGVGSLDEVLARILASIGR from the coding sequence ATGCGATTGGTTCTGTTGGGACCGCCCGGATCGGGCAAGGGCACGCAGGCGGCCCGCCTGAAGGACAAGCTGCAGATTCCGCACATTTCCACCGGCGATCTGCTGCGCGCCGAAGTCGCCGCCGGCACCGCGCTGGGCGTGCAGGCCAAGGAAGTGATGGCGCGCGGCGACCTGGTTTCCGACGACATCCTGCTCGGCATGCTCGAATCGCGCCTGGGCCGCGACGACGTCGCCAACGGCTTCATCCTCGACGGCTATCCGCGCAACCTGGCGCAGGCCTCGGCGCTGGACGAACTGCTGGCCAAGATCGGCCAGCCGCTGGACGCGGTGGTGCAGCTGGACGTGGCCACCGAACTGCTGGTCGAGCGCATCGCCGGCCGCGCCAAGGCCGAAGGCCGCGAAGACGACAATCCCGAGTCGGTGCGCAAGCGCCTGCAGGTGTACAACGATTCGACCGCGCCGGTGATCGGCTTCTACGACAAGCGCGGCACGCTGGCGCGCGTGGACGGCGTCGGCTCGCTGGACGAAGTGCTGGCGCGCATTCTGGCGTCGATCGGCCGCTGA
- a CDS encoding ion transporter encodes MRLFTDPQLAPASEHGWRRRWFDIIYRHDTRPSRNFDLLLVAAIVASVAVIMADSVPALHARYARPMYVLEWGFTALFTAEYVLRLATVKRPLRYALSFWGVIDLLSTLPTYVSFLLPGAQTLLVVRVLRVLRLFRILKLTRYVEESSLLVDALWRSRRKVFVFLFAVITLVVIFGALMYVVEGPANGFTSIPTAMYWAVVTMATVGFGDIAPLTPLGRAITSVLILIGYSIIAVPTGIYTAELANSLRDADRDRAPDQRSCARCGLQGHDRSAGYCRNCGQPLPDAAA; translated from the coding sequence ATGCGACTGTTCACCGATCCCCAGCTCGCCCCGGCGAGCGAGCACGGCTGGCGGCGACGCTGGTTCGACATCATCTATCGGCACGACACCCGGCCCTCGCGCAACTTCGACCTGCTGCTGGTCGCGGCGATCGTGGCCAGCGTCGCGGTGATCATGGCCGACAGCGTCCCGGCGCTGCACGCGCGCTACGCCCGCCCCATGTACGTGCTGGAATGGGGCTTCACCGCACTGTTCACCGCCGAATACGTGCTGCGCCTGGCCACGGTGAAGCGGCCGCTGCGTTATGCGCTGAGCTTTTGGGGCGTGATCGATCTGCTGTCGACCCTGCCCACCTACGTCTCGTTCCTGCTGCCTGGCGCGCAGACCCTGCTGGTGGTGCGCGTGCTGCGGGTGCTGCGGCTGTTCCGCATCCTCAAGCTGACCCGCTACGTCGAGGAAAGCAGCCTGCTGGTCGACGCGCTATGGCGCAGCCGGCGCAAGGTGTTCGTGTTCCTGTTCGCCGTGATCACCCTGGTGGTGATCTTCGGTGCACTGATGTACGTGGTCGAAGGGCCGGCCAACGGCTTCACCAGCATCCCCACCGCGATGTACTGGGCGGTGGTGACGATGGCCACGGTCGGCTTCGGCGACATCGCCCCGCTCACGCCGCTGGGCCGCGCGATCACCTCGGTGCTGATCCTGATCGGCTACAGCATCATCGCCGTGCCCACCGGCATCTACACCGCCGAGCTCGCCAACAGCCTGCGCGACGCCGACCGCGATCGCGCGCCGGACCAGCGCAGCTGCGCGCGTTGTGGCCTGCAAGGCCACGACCGCAGCGCCGGCTATTGCCGCAACTGCGGCCAACCGCTGCCCGACGCCGCGGCCTGA
- a CDS encoding acetylornithine transaminase, with protein sequence MTASSAADLIALGQHYYLPIYRPRQLVLERGQGAKVWDSEGRDYIDLSAGIAVCGLGHNDPDLTAALLEQAGKLWHTSNVFYSEPPLRLAEELVAASRFARKVFLCNSGSEANEAAIKLVRKWAASQGRAPDRRVIVTFRGSFHGRTLAAVTATAQPKYQEGYEPLPGGFRYVDFNDIVQLETAMAAGDVAAVMIEPVQGEGGVMPAAPGFLAQVRALCDHHGALLLLDEIQCGMGRTGTLFAHWQDDVTPDIVTLAKALGGGFPIGALLAGPKVAETMQFGAHGSTFGGNPLAAAVARVALRKLASAPIAANVSRQAAALRQGLAALNEEFKLFSQVRGRGLMLGAVLNQAHAGQAGAILDHAAAHGLLTLQAGPDVLRFVPSLNITDQEMAEGLMRLRLALQEYVGKR encoded by the coding sequence ATGACCGCTTCCTCCGCCGCGGACCTGATCGCCCTTGGCCAGCACTACTACCTGCCGATCTACCGCCCGCGCCAGTTGGTGCTGGAGCGCGGCCAGGGCGCCAAGGTGTGGGACAGCGAAGGCCGCGACTACATCGACCTGTCCGCCGGCATCGCGGTGTGCGGACTCGGCCACAACGATCCGGACCTGACCGCAGCGCTGCTCGAGCAGGCCGGCAAGCTGTGGCATACCAGCAACGTGTTCTACAGCGAGCCGCCGCTGCGCCTGGCCGAGGAACTGGTCGCCGCCTCGCGCTTCGCGCGCAAGGTGTTCCTGTGCAACTCCGGCAGCGAGGCCAACGAGGCGGCGATCAAGCTGGTGCGCAAGTGGGCGGCCAGCCAGGGCCGCGCGCCGGACCGGCGGGTCATCGTCACGTTCCGCGGCAGCTTCCACGGCCGCACCCTGGCCGCGGTCACCGCCACCGCGCAGCCGAAGTACCAGGAAGGCTACGAGCCGCTGCCGGGCGGTTTCCGCTACGTGGATTTCAACGACATCGTGCAGCTGGAAACGGCGATGGCCGCCGGCGACGTGGCCGCGGTGATGATCGAGCCGGTGCAGGGCGAGGGTGGGGTGATGCCGGCCGCGCCGGGTTTCCTGGCGCAGGTGCGCGCGCTGTGCGACCACCACGGTGCGCTGCTGCTGCTGGACGAGATCCAGTGCGGCATGGGCCGCACCGGCACCTTGTTCGCGCACTGGCAGGACGACGTGACGCCGGACATCGTGACGCTGGCCAAGGCGCTGGGCGGCGGTTTCCCGATCGGTGCGTTGCTGGCCGGGCCGAAGGTCGCCGAGACCATGCAGTTCGGTGCGCATGGCAGCACCTTCGGCGGCAATCCGCTGGCGGCGGCGGTGGCGCGGGTGGCGCTGCGCAAGCTGGCGTCGGCGCCGATCGCGGCGAATGTGTCGCGGCAGGCGGCGGCGCTGCGGCAGGGGTTGGCTGCGCTCAACGAGGAGTTCAAGCTGTTTTCGCAGGTGCGCGGGCGTGGCTTGATGCTGGGCGCGGTGTTGAATCAGGCGCATGCGGGGCAGGCCGGGGCGATTCTCGATCACGCTGCGGCGCATGGGTTGTTGACGTTGCAGGCGGGGCCGGATGTGTTGCGCTTCGTGCCTTCGTTGAACATCACCGATCAGGAGATGGCCGAGGGGTTGATGCGGTTGCGTTTGGCGCTGCAGGAGTATGTCGGTAAGCGTTGA
- the mpl gene encoding UDP-N-acetylmuramate:L-alanyl-gamma-D-glutamyl-meso-diaminopimelate ligase translates to MSKIHILGIAGTFMGGVAALARELGHAVEGSDQAIYPPMSTQLEQLGIALKQGYLPEHIGADCEQVIVGNALSRGNAAVEAVLDAGRAYTSGAQWLSEQVLPGRDTLAVAGTHGKTTTTSILTWLLQAAGREPGFLIGGVAEDFGVSARLGRTASPAAAANASAVVASGANGGEGAPAAQRPLFVVEADEYDTAFFDKRSKFVHYRPLVAILNNLEYDHADIFPDVAAIQRQFHHLVRTVPRRGRLIVNGEDAHLREVLAMGCWTPVERFGFDPAFEWSARALAADGSHFAVLHHGQELGEVRWPLLGRHNVMNALAALAAAHAVGVAPAQVMPALARFRSVKRRMEVIGQAQGITVYDDFAHHPTAIRTTLEGLRAKVGAARIVVAMEPRSNSMRLGAHAQALAPALDAADAVVFLQRPELAWDAAKVIATVRGQACAAADVEALLAALQAQARAGDHVVFMSNGGFDGAPRRFLAALQ, encoded by the coding sequence ATGAGCAAGATCCATATTCTCGGCATCGCCGGTACGTTCATGGGCGGTGTCGCCGCGCTGGCGCGCGAACTCGGCCATGCGGTCGAGGGCAGCGACCAGGCGATCTATCCGCCGATGTCCACGCAACTGGAGCAGCTCGGCATCGCGCTGAAGCAGGGCTATCTGCCCGAGCACATCGGCGCCGATTGCGAGCAGGTGATCGTCGGCAATGCGCTGTCGCGCGGCAACGCCGCGGTCGAGGCGGTGCTGGATGCCGGCCGCGCCTATACCTCCGGCGCGCAGTGGCTGAGCGAGCAGGTGCTGCCCGGGCGCGACACGCTGGCGGTGGCCGGCACCCACGGCAAGACCACCACCACCAGCATCCTCACCTGGCTGCTGCAGGCCGCCGGCCGCGAGCCGGGCTTCCTGATCGGTGGCGTGGCCGAAGATTTCGGCGTGTCCGCGCGGCTGGGCCGCACCGCGTCCCCGGCCGCCGCCGCGAACGCGTCCGCAGTGGTCGCCAGCGGCGCGAACGGCGGCGAAGGCGCGCCCGCGGCGCAGCGGCCGCTGTTCGTGGTCGAGGCCGATGAGTACGACACCGCGTTCTTCGACAAGCGCAGCAAGTTCGTGCACTACCGGCCGCTGGTGGCGATCCTCAACAACCTCGAATACGACCACGCCGACATCTTTCCCGATGTGGCCGCGATCCAGCGCCAGTTCCATCACCTGGTACGCACCGTGCCGCGACGCGGGCGACTGATCGTCAACGGCGAGGACGCGCATCTGCGCGAGGTGCTGGCGATGGGCTGCTGGACGCCGGTGGAGCGCTTCGGTTTCGATCCGGCGTTCGAGTGGAGCGCGCGCGCGCTGGCCGCCGACGGCAGCCATTTCGCTGTCCTGCACCACGGCCAGGAACTGGGCGAAGTGCGCTGGCCGCTGCTCGGCCGGCACAACGTGATGAACGCGCTGGCGGCGCTGGCCGCCGCGCACGCGGTCGGCGTGGCGCCGGCGCAGGTGATGCCGGCGCTGGCGCGGTTCCGCAGCGTCAAGCGGCGCATGGAAGTGATCGGGCAGGCGCAGGGCATCACCGTCTACGACGATTTCGCGCATCACCCCACCGCGATCCGCACCACGCTGGAAGGCCTGCGCGCCAAGGTCGGCGCGGCGCGCATCGTGGTGGCGATGGAGCCGCGCAGTAATTCGATGCGCCTGGGCGCGCACGCGCAGGCGCTGGCGCCGGCGCTGGACGCGGCCGATGCGGTGGTGTTCCTGCAGCGGCCGGAACTGGCCTGGGACGCCGCCAAGGTGATCGCCACGGTGCGCGGGCAGGCCTGTGCCGCCGCGGACGTGGAGGCGTTGCTGGCGGCGCTGCAGGCGCAGGCGCGGGCCGGCGACCATGTGGTGTTCATGTCCAATGGCGGTTTCGACGGCGCGCCGCGGCGCTTCCTGGCGGCGCTGCAGTGA
- a CDS encoding VOC family protein codes for MKYLHAMIRVHDLEKTSKFFTEGLGLHETRRIDNEAGKFTLVYFGAPENPEAEVELTYNWGSDEDYGSARNFGHLAFEVDDIYATCAHLQAQGIVINRPPRDGRMAFVRSPDLISIELLQKGAALAPAEPWASMPNTGVW; via the coding sequence ATGAAATACCTGCACGCCATGATCCGCGTCCACGACCTGGAGAAGACCAGCAAGTTCTTCACCGAAGGCCTGGGCCTGCACGAGACCCGCCGCATCGACAATGAAGCCGGCAAGTTCACCCTGGTGTACTTCGGCGCGCCGGAGAACCCGGAAGCCGAAGTCGAACTGACCTACAACTGGGGCTCGGACGAGGACTACGGCAGCGCGCGCAACTTCGGCCACCTGGCGTTCGAGGTCGACGACATCTACGCCACGTGCGCGCACCTGCAGGCGCAGGGCATCGTCATCAACCGCCCGCCGCGCGACGGGCGCATGGCCTTCGTGCGCAGCCCGGACCTGATCTCGATCGAACTGCTGCAGAAGGGCGCGGCGCTGGCCCCGGCCGAACCGTGGGCGTCGATGCCGAACACCGGCGTGTGGTGA
- a CDS encoding serine/threonine-protein kinase, with amino-acid sequence MTRAPAASTQILKSDSFGRILLVRDGGAGVFVRRDLTAAPWWLRLPAWWLARREARALQQLSGMAATPQLRGWDGTFLDRSYLAGDAMYQRPPRGDLAYFRAARRLLQQVHRRGVAHNDLAKEANWLVLEDGSPALIDFQLAVRGAPRARWMRLLAREDLRHLLKHKRMYCRHALTPVELRLLKRHSWVRELWFATGKPVYRFVTRRLLKWEDNEGQGPKP; translated from the coding sequence ATGACACGCGCGCCGGCCGCCTCCACCCAGATCCTCAAGTCCGACAGCTTCGGGCGCATCCTGCTGGTGCGCGACGGTGGCGCGGGCGTGTTCGTGCGCCGCGACCTGACCGCCGCGCCGTGGTGGCTGCGGCTGCCGGCCTGGTGGCTGGCGCGGCGCGAGGCGCGGGCCTTGCAGCAGCTGTCCGGCATGGCGGCGACGCCGCAGCTGCGCGGCTGGGACGGCACCTTCCTGGACCGCAGCTACCTGGCCGGCGACGCGATGTACCAGCGTCCGCCGCGCGGCGACCTGGCCTATTTCCGCGCCGCGCGGCGCCTGCTGCAGCAGGTGCACCGGCGCGGCGTGGCACACAACGATCTGGCCAAGGAAGCCAACTGGCTGGTGCTGGAGGACGGCAGCCCGGCGCTGATCGACTTCCAGTTGGCGGTGCGCGGTGCGCCGCGCGCGCGCTGGATGCGGCTGCTGGCGCGCGAGGACCTGCGCCACCTGCTCAAGCACAAGCGCATGTATTGCCGGCACGCGCTGACCCCGGTCGAACTGCGCCTGCTCAAGCGCCACTCCTGGGTGCGCGAACTGTGGTTCGCCACCGGCAAGCCGGTCTACCGGTTCGTGACCCGGCGCCTGCTCAAGTGGGAAGACAACGAGGGGCAGGGGCCGAAGCCCTGA